One Exiguobacterium sp. BMC-KP genomic window, TGGACAACCAAGCACTCTTTACACCCATTACGAACTTCAGTGCAGAAGTACAAGATGCCGATAACATTCCAGAAGTATTATCGAATGCATTCCGAACGGCAGAAACGACATCAGGTGCTGCTTTCGTTAGTATTCCGCAAGACGTTGGATTAAACGAAGCGAATGTCACAGCATTCCGCGCTGTCGAAGCACCTAAGCTTGGTGTTGCACCAGAAGCTTGGGTCAACGAAACAGCTCGTCTGATTCAAGATGCAAAACTGCCTGTATTGTTACTCGGTATGCGTGCTAGTCAACCTGACGTCGTACACGCGATTCGTTCGCTACTCAAAAACGTCTCAATTCCTGTCGTTCAGACATTCCAAGCAGCCGGTACTTTATCACGTGAGCTCGAATCGAACTTCTACGGACGTGTCGGATTGTTCCGCAATCAGCCGGGTGACGCGTTGCTTGCCGAAGCTGATTTAGTCCTCTCAATCGGTTATGATCCAATCGGTTACGATCCAAAGTTCTGGAATCAACCGACGCACGACCGGACGCTTGTTCACATCGATCAAATGCGTGCTGAAATCGATCATTTCTATCGCCCAGACCGCGAACTCGTTGGTGATATGGCGAAAACGGTCGACGCAATTGCTGAGCGCCTGAACCCGCTGACGTTACCGGAAAGTTCTGTTCAATTCCTCGAAGGATTACATCAACGCCTTGTCGATCGTGATGTTCCTCCTGTCACGGATTCTCCATTGACGCACCCGCTCTATTTCATGAAGACGTTACGTGAAAAAATTGCGGATGATGTCACGGTAACGGTCGATGTCGGTTCACACTACATTTGGATGGCACGTCATTTCCGTTCATATGAACCGCGTCATCTCCTCTTTAGTAACGGGATGCAAACGCTTGGTGTCGCACTTCCTTGGGCGATTGCCGCAACACTCGTACGCCCTGGTAAGAAAGCCGTCTCGATTTCGGGTGACGGTGGATTCCTCTTCTCTGCAATGGAACTCGAAACAGCTGTCCGTTTGAACTCACCGCTCGTCCATTTCGTATGGCGTGATAGTGGATTCGATATGGTCGCGTTCCAACAAGAGATGAAATACAACCGGAAATCCGGTACGTCGTTCGGTGATGTCGATCTTGTCAAATATGCTGAGAGCTTTGGAGCAAAAGGACTACGTGTCAATCATCCATCTGAATTAGCAACAATCATGGATGAAGCACTCGCGACAGAGGGACCAGTCATCGTTGATGTTCCGATCGATTATCGCGATAACATTGCATTAGGGGAACAAGTCCATCTCGATCAATTGAACTAAGGAGGATTCACATGGCACACGATAAAACACTCGTCCAGATTTCAACGATGATGGCACTACTTGACGGAGTATTCGAAAGTGACGTCACATACGCTTCCGTTCTTGATCAACGCGATTTCGGTATTGGAACGTTTGATCACTTAGATGGGGAAATGATCGGATTTGATGGTGAGTTCTATCAACTCCGCTCAGATGGTAGCGCCCGACCACTTCAACCCGAGACGACGACACCTTTCGCAACATTAACCCGTTTCGAGGCGGAGCAAACTTTCACTGTGACGGAAGAGATGTCGAAAGCGACGTTCGAGCACTGGCTGAGTGAACAACTCCCTACGATCAATAGCTTTTACGCTATCCGGATTGATGGAACGTTCACGAAAGTACAAACACGCACCGTCGCACGTCAGGAGAAACCGTTCGTTCCGATTACGGAAGCTGTCGCTTCTCAAAGCGCGCGTACGTTCGAACAGACTAAAGGAACGCTTGCCGGTTACTATACGCCACGATTTGGTCACGGTATCGCCGTCGCCGGATATCATCTTCATTTCATCGATGCAGCTCGCGAAGGTGGAGGTCACGTTTTTGACTACACAGTCAAGAACGTCACCGTCACGTTCGAAGAAAAGCCACAACTGGATTTACGTTTACCAACGACAGAAGCGTATCGGTCAGCGGATCTTGAAAGTCACGATATCGAAAAAGAGATTAAAATCGCAGAAGGTTAAGCAAAAAGCGTGTCGTTCCCTTTCGGAATGACACGCTTTTTAATCGTTCGAGTATTCAAGTAGCTGTTCAAGGAAGTGATAACTGTCTTCGACATCTGGGTGACGCATATCTTCATACCAATAAAGCGATAATACCGCTTGCGCTACGACGTACCAATGCATGCGCTGTTT contains:
- the alsS gene encoding acetolactate synthase AlsS, producing the protein MNENKNSDSKELVQKKTGADLVVDSLIEQGVDYIFGIPGAKIDSVFNVLQDRGPELIVARHEQNAAFMAQAIGRLTDKPGVVLVTSGPGASNLATGLVTANSEGDPVVAIAGAVTRADRLKRTHQSMDNQALFTPITNFSAEVQDADNIPEVLSNAFRTAETTSGAAFVSIPQDVGLNEANVTAFRAVEAPKLGVAPEAWVNETARLIQDAKLPVLLLGMRASQPDVVHAIRSLLKNVSIPVVQTFQAAGTLSRELESNFYGRVGLFRNQPGDALLAEADLVLSIGYDPIGYDPKFWNQPTHDRTLVHIDQMRAEIDHFYRPDRELVGDMAKTVDAIAERLNPLTLPESSVQFLEGLHQRLVDRDVPPVTDSPLTHPLYFMKTLREKIADDVTVTVDVGSHYIWMARHFRSYEPRHLLFSNGMQTLGVALPWAIAATLVRPGKKAVSISGDGGFLFSAMELETAVRLNSPLVHFVWRDSGFDMVAFQQEMKYNRKSGTSFGDVDLVKYAESFGAKGLRVNHPSELATIMDEALATEGPVIVDVPIDYRDNIALGEQVHLDQLN
- the budA gene encoding acetolactate decarboxylase → MAHDKTLVQISTMMALLDGVFESDVTYASVLDQRDFGIGTFDHLDGEMIGFDGEFYQLRSDGSARPLQPETTTPFATLTRFEAEQTFTVTEEMSKATFEHWLSEQLPTINSFYAIRIDGTFTKVQTRTVARQEKPFVPITEAVASQSARTFEQTKGTLAGYYTPRFGHGIAVAGYHLHFIDAAREGGGHVFDYTVKNVTVTFEEKPQLDLRLPTTEAYRSADLESHDIEKEIKIAEG